The DNA sequence TGTGGACGAGAGAAGTGGGGCGCGTCTTTTCCCGCTGTGTGGCGGATCCCTCGGTCGCTGCAATCTACGGTATTCGGGCAGGCTCGCCGTGGCCGCTCCGTCGGGATGACAGCGCGTGGGGTGCTGGTACGTACGATGAACACGTCGAGGCTCCTGTCCGGCGATGCTCCACCGCCGGACAAGAGCCCGATCGTCAGTGCCCCGGCATCAGGCCGATGATGTCGACGCCCGCGGCGCGGCTGGCGTCGAAGGCGTGGATCACCTCGCCGTACGAGAGCTGCTCCGACGCCTTCACGTACAGCAGCTTGCGCGGACGATTCGCGAACACCGCCTGCAGCTCCTCCGTCAGCCGTGCGCCGTCCAGCTGCTTCTGGTTCAGCGCGAAGCGTCCGCCCGGCTCCACCTCCAGCACCAGGCTCTCCGTTCCCGGTGGCGACACGGGCCCGTCCGTCTTCGGCGCGGGTACGTGCACCGACAGCCCGCGCTGAAGGCTGGCCTGCACCACCATGAAGATGATCAGCAGCACCAGCAGCACGTCGATCATCGGCGTCATGTTGATCGAAGCCGTGAACCCGCCGCGCGTTCCCCCCGAAATCATCGCCATCGCGTCCTCCCGTGGTCTGCTGTTGGACAGGAACCCGCACCGGCCGATGTCGACCAGGGGCTTAGATGGGAACGCCGCGAGGGCCGCGGATTCTGACATCGCCCGGTTCTTGCGGCGGAGCGCCGCGCCCGTGACCTCCTTCCCGAGCCACCCGTCTGCCCTGATGACCCAGCTCGCGACCACGCTCGGCGCCCTGCGCGCCTCCGGTTACCGAACCCGCTCCGTGAAAGCGGAGATGCGCGAAAACCTGATCGCCCGGCTCAAGGACGGGCACACCATGTTTCCCGGAATCGTGGGCTACGACGACACCGTGGTCCCCGCGCTGGCCAACGCCGTCCTGGCGCGGCACAACTTCATCCTGCTGGGGCTGCGCGGGCAGGCCAAGAGCCGCATCCTGCGCCAGCTGGCCACCCTGCTGGATCCCGAGATTCCCGTCCTGGCCGGCTCGGAGGTGAACGACGACCCGTTCGCCCCCATCAGCAAGTACGGCCGCGAGCTGCTGCGCGACGCGGGCGACGACGCCCCCATCGAGTGGATTGGGCCGGACCGGCGTTACGTGGAAAAGCTGGCGACCCCCGACGTGACCGTGGCCGACCTGATCGGCGACATGGACCCCATCCGCGCGGCGCGGGGCGGCCACCTGCTCAGCGACGAGCTGACCATCAACTTCGGGCTGCTGCCGCGCGCCAACCGCGGCATCTTCGCCATCAACGAGCTGCCGGACCTGTCGGGCAAGGTGCAGGTGGGGCTGTTCAACGTGCTGCAGGAAGGCGACATCCAGATCAAGGGCTTTCCCGTGCGGATGCCGCTGGACGTGATGCTGGTGTTCAGCGCCAACCCCGAAGACTACACGGCGCGCGGCAAGATCATCACGCCGCTCAAGGACCGCATCGGTTCCGAGATCCTCACGCACTATCCGCGGACGACGGAAGAGGGGATGGAGATCACGCGGCAGGAGGCCTACCTGTCGCGCGACGGCGGCTCGATGGAGGTGAGCATCCCCCCGTTCGTGGCCGAGCTGGTGGAGCGGGTGGCGTTCCTGGCGCGCGACGACAAGCGCATCGACCGGCGCAGCGGCGTGTCGCAGCGCATGCCCATCTCGGTGATGGAAACGGCCGTCAGCAACGCCGAGCGCCGCGCGGTGATCGCGGGCGAGCCGCGCATCCTGCCCCGCATCGCCGACGTGTACGCGGCCATGCCCTCCATCACC is a window from the Longimicrobium sp. genome containing:
- a CDS encoding sigma 54-interacting transcriptional regulator, giving the protein MTQLATTLGALRASGYRTRSVKAEMRENLIARLKDGHTMFPGIVGYDDTVVPALANAVLARHNFILLGLRGQAKSRILRQLATLLDPEIPVLAGSEVNDDPFAPISKYGRELLRDAGDDAPIEWIGPDRRYVEKLATPDVTVADLIGDMDPIRAARGGHLLSDELTINFGLLPRANRGIFAINELPDLSGKVQVGLFNVLQEGDIQIKGFPVRMPLDVMLVFSANPEDYTARGKIITPLKDRIGSEILTHYPRTTEEGMEITRQEAYLSRDGGSMEVSIPPFVAELVERVAFLARDDKRIDRRSGVSQRMPISVMETAVSNAERRAVIAGEPRILPRIADVYAAMPSIT
- a CDS encoding biopolymer transporter ExbD, giving the protein MAMISGGTRGGFTASINMTPMIDVLLVLLIIFMVVQASLQRGLSVHVPAPKTDGPVSPPGTESLVLEVEPGGRFALNQKQLDGARLTEELQAVFANRPRKLLYVKASEQLSYGEVIHAFDASRAAGVDIIGLMPGH